A genomic window from Gemmatimonadota bacterium includes:
- a CDS encoding OsmC family protein: MLGTLNGALEVRGIKLPAEAIRAEAEGVNELRESMPVLTRIHLKYVLRVPAGSREVVERALARHQEKCPTAQSLRGAVEVGWQAEIAEEG, encoded by the coding sequence ATGCTGGGCACCCTGAACGGCGCACTGGAGGTGCGCGGGATCAAGCTGCCAGCCGAGGCGATTCGGGCGGAGGCCGAGGGCGTGAACGAGCTGCGCGAGAGCATGCCCGTGCTGACGCGCATCCACCTGAAGTACGTGCTGCGCGTTCCGGCCGGGAGCCGGGAGGTGGTGGAGCGGGCGTTGGCGCGGCACCAGGAGAAGTGCCCGACGGCGCAGAGCCTGCGCGGGGCTGTGGAGGTCGGCTGGCAGGCGGAAATCGCCGAGGAGGGCTAG
- a CDS encoding ribosome maturation factor RimP produces the protein MADDPLERLLEARVEALGYELVELERTGSRSRPILRLRIDRPDSERGRGVTLDDCARVSRELESLLDQMAELGARYVLEVSSPGIERPLVRPRDFERFAGREVAIKGVAPLAGRGRRLEGTLLGLSDGGMWVRLQLADGEVVELARGEIARAHLIFRWGHAR, from the coding sequence ATGGCCGACGATCCGCTCGAGCGGTTGCTGGAGGCGCGCGTCGAGGCGCTGGGCTACGAACTCGTCGAGCTCGAGCGCACCGGTTCGCGGAGCCGGCCGATCCTGCGGCTGCGGATTGACCGGCCGGACTCGGAGCGCGGGCGGGGCGTGACGCTGGACGATTGCGCCCGCGTGAGCCGTGAGCTCGAGTCGCTGCTGGACCAGATGGCGGAGCTGGGGGCACGCTACGTACTGGAGGTTTCATCCCCCGGCATCGAGCGGCCGCTGGTTCGGCCGCGGGACTTCGAGCGCTTCGCGGGCCGGGAAGTCGCCATCAAAGGCGTCGCTCCGCTGGCGGGGCGCGGCCGGCGGCTGGAGGGAACGCTGCTCGGCTTGAGCGATGGTGGGATGTGGGTGCGGCTGCAGCTCGCGGACGGTGAGGTGGTGGAACTTGCGCGGGGCGAGATCGCGCGCGCCCATTTGATTTTCCGGTGGGGCCATGCCCGCTGA